One stretch of Streptomyces agglomeratus DNA includes these proteins:
- the recQ gene encoding DNA helicase RecQ, producing the protein MDGTGGMVEAVEAGAVTRSDALETLHRVFGYDAFRGEQAAVIEHVVAGGDAVVLMPTGGGKSLCYQIPALVRPGTGIVISPLIALMQDQVDALRALGVRAGFINSTQDFGERRAMEAEFLAGELDLLYLAPERLRLDATLDLLSRAKISVFAIDEAHCVAQWGHDFRPDYLTLSVLGQRWPEVPRIALTATATDATHREITQRLGMPEARHFVASFDRPNIQYRIVPKADPKKQLLSFLREEHAGDAGIVYCLSRNSVDKTAEFLCRNGIEAVPYHAGLDGGTRAAHQSRFLREEGLVVVATIAFGMGIDKPDVRFVAHLDLPKSVEGYYQETGRAGRDGMPSTAWMAYGLQDVVQQRKMIQSREGDEAFRRRAASHLDAMLALCETAQCRRAQLLAYFGQEPGAPSCGNCDTCLTPPETWDGTVPAQKVLSTVVRLQRERRQKFGAGQIIDILLGRKTAKVIQFDHDQLSVFGIGEELAEAEWRGVVRQLLAQGLLAVEGEYGTLVMTEESAAVLSREREVRLRKEAKAVPAARAAKGERKAKAAAAKADLPAEAVPVFEALRAWRADQAREQGVPAYVIFHDATLREIATVRPGSVAELGGVAGLGEKKLATYGEGVLGVLASLGGAEAGDAGAVAAPVAPAGPVAVAASGTAGQAGPAAPAAPTADAGAEWDWDAEPDWDEPE; encoded by the coding sequence ATGGACGGGACAGGTGGCATGGTCGAGGCGGTCGAGGCCGGTGCGGTGACGCGGAGCGACGCCCTGGAGACGCTGCACCGCGTCTTCGGGTACGACGCGTTCCGCGGCGAGCAGGCGGCCGTCATCGAGCACGTGGTGGCCGGCGGGGACGCGGTCGTCCTGATGCCGACCGGCGGCGGAAAGTCGCTGTGCTACCAGATCCCGGCGCTGGTCAGACCCGGTACGGGCATCGTGATCTCCCCGCTCATCGCGCTCATGCAGGACCAGGTCGACGCGCTGCGGGCGCTCGGCGTGCGGGCCGGGTTCATCAACTCCACGCAGGACTTCGGCGAGCGGCGCGCGATGGAGGCGGAGTTCCTGGCGGGAGAGCTGGACCTGCTCTACCTGGCGCCGGAGCGGCTGCGCCTGGACGCGACACTCGATCTGCTGTCCCGGGCCAAGATCTCGGTCTTCGCGATCGACGAGGCGCACTGCGTGGCCCAGTGGGGCCACGACTTCCGGCCGGACTACCTGACCCTTTCCGTGCTGGGGCAGCGGTGGCCCGAGGTGCCGAGGATCGCGCTCACGGCGACCGCGACGGACGCCACGCACCGCGAGATCACGCAGCGGCTCGGGATGCCGGAGGCCCGGCACTTCGTCGCGAGCTTCGACCGGCCCAACATCCAGTACCGCATCGTGCCGAAGGCGGACCCGAAGAAGCAGCTGCTCTCGTTCCTGCGTGAGGAGCACGCGGGGGACGCGGGGATCGTCTACTGCCTCTCGCGCAATTCCGTGGACAAGACGGCGGAGTTCCTCTGCCGCAACGGCATCGAGGCCGTGCCGTACCACGCGGGACTCGACGGGGGGACGCGCGCGGCGCACCAGTCCCGCTTCCTGCGGGAGGAGGGGCTGGTCGTGGTGGCGACGATCGCCTTCGGCATGGGCATCGACAAGCCCGACGTGCGGTTCGTGGCACACCTGGACCTCCCGAAGTCGGTCGAGGGCTACTACCAGGAGACGGGCCGCGCCGGGCGCGACGGGATGCCGTCGACGGCGTGGATGGCGTACGGCCTCCAGGATGTGGTGCAGCAGCGGAAGATGATCCAGAGCCGGGAGGGCGACGAGGCGTTCCGGCGTCGCGCGGCGTCCCATCTGGACGCGATGCTCGCGCTCTGCGAGACCGCGCAGTGCCGGCGGGCGCAGCTCCTCGCCTACTTCGGGCAGGAACCCGGTGCGCCGTCCTGCGGCAACTGCGACACGTGCCTGACGCCGCCCGAGACGTGGGACGGGACGGTGCCGGCGCAGAAGGTCCTGTCCACGGTGGTGCGGTTGCAGCGGGAGCGCCGGCAGAAGTTCGGGGCGGGCCAGATCATCGACATCCTGCTGGGCCGCAAGACCGCGAAGGTGATCCAGTTCGACCACGACCAGCTCTCCGTGTTCGGCATCGGCGAGGAGCTGGCCGAGGCGGAGTGGCGGGGCGTCGTGCGGCAGCTGCTGGCGCAGGGGCTGCTGGCGGTCGAAGGCGAGTACGGCACGCTCGTCATGACCGAGGAGAGCGCGGCGGTGCTGAGCAGGGAGCGGGAGGTGCGGCTGCGCAAGGAGGCGAAGGCGGTGCCGGCCGCCCGGGCCGCGAAGGGGGAGCGGAAGGCGAAGGCGGCGGCGGCCAAGGCGGACCTGCCGGCGGAGGCGGTACCGGTCTTCGAAGCGCTGCGGGCGTGGCGGGCGGACCAGGCGCGGGAGCAGGGCGTACCGGCGTACGTCATCTTCCATGACGCGACGCTGCGGGAGATCGCCACGGTGCGGCCGGGGTCGGTGGCGGAGCTGGGGGGCGTCGCCGGGCTCGGCGAGAAGAAGCTGGCCACGTACGGGGAGGGCGTGCTCGGGGTGCTGGCGTCGCTGGGCGGAGCGGAGGCGGGGGACGCGGGGGCTGTGGCGGCGCCGGTCGCCCCGGCGGGCCCGGTGGCTGTGGCGGCCTCCGGGACCGCCGGGCAGGCCGGACCGGCGGCCCCGGCCGCGCCGACCGCTGACGCGGGGGCGGAATGGGACTGGGACGCGGAGCCGGACTGGGACGAGCCGGAGTAG
- the nuoN gene encoding NADH-quinone oxidoreductase subunit NuoN yields MSASAVHSLWTTVAAPSAEGGFTAPHIEYAQLSPTLIVVGAAVVGVLLEAFVPRRARYYAQLFLSVVAVTAAFAAVVALAAGGYGTTKAQIAAEGAIAVDGPALFLQGTILLASLVAVFTFAERRLDPDAHGNRVDSFAAQAASVPGSESEKAAVKAGFTTTEVFPLMLFAVAGMLVFPAANDLLTLFVALEVFSLPLYLLCAVARRKRLMSQEAAVKYFLLGAFSSAFLLFGIALMYGYAGSVSYARIASVVDGTVKQIDPALADTMGNDALLLIGGAMILMGLLFKVGAVPFHMWTPDVYQGAPTPVTGFMAAATKVAAFGAMLRLLYVVLPGLRWDWRPVMWAIAIVTMLGGAIVAITQTDIKRLLAYSSIAHAGFILAGVIATRPSGISSVLFYLLAYSFVTIGAFAVVTLVRDAGGEATHLSKWAGLGRRSPLVAAVFAVFLLAFAGIPLTSGFAGKFAVFKAAAEGGAGALVVVGVISSAIAAFFYIRVIVLMFFSEPKPEGPTVAVPSPLTMVAIGTGVVVTLVLGVAPQYFLDLAGQAGVFVR; encoded by the coding sequence GTGAGCGCATCAGCTGTCCACAGCCTGTGGACGACGGTCGCGGCGCCGAGCGCCGAGGGCGGTTTCACGGCCCCGCACATCGAGTACGCCCAGCTGTCGCCGACGCTCATTGTCGTGGGCGCCGCCGTCGTCGGCGTACTCCTCGAAGCCTTCGTGCCGCGCAGGGCCCGGTACTACGCGCAGCTGTTCCTGTCGGTCGTCGCCGTCACCGCCGCCTTCGCGGCCGTCGTGGCGCTCGCGGCCGGCGGGTACGGCACGACGAAGGCGCAGATCGCGGCGGAGGGCGCCATCGCGGTCGACGGCCCGGCGCTCTTCCTCCAGGGCACGATCCTGCTGGCCTCGCTGGTCGCCGTGTTCACGTTCGCCGAGCGCAGGCTCGACCCGGACGCGCACGGCAACCGCGTCGACTCGTTCGCCGCGCAGGCCGCGTCCGTACCGGGCAGCGAGAGCGAGAAGGCGGCGGTGAAGGCCGGGTTCACCACCACCGAGGTCTTCCCGCTCATGCTCTTCGCGGTGGCCGGAATGCTCGTCTTCCCGGCGGCCAACGACCTGCTGACGCTCTTCGTGGCGCTGGAGGTCTTCTCGCTCCCGCTGTACCTGCTGTGCGCCGTCGCCCGCCGCAAGCGGCTGATGTCGCAGGAAGCCGCGGTGAAGTACTTCCTGCTGGGCGCCTTCTCGTCGGCGTTCCTGCTCTTCGGCATCGCGCTGATGTACGGGTACGCGGGCTCGGTCTCGTACGCCAGGATCGCGAGCGTCGTCGACGGGACGGTCAAGCAGATCGACCCGGCGCTGGCCGACACCATGGGCAACGACGCGCTGCTGCTGATCGGCGGCGCGATGATCCTGATGGGTCTGCTCTTCAAGGTCGGCGCGGTCCCGTTCCACATGTGGACTCCGGACGTCTACCAGGGCGCTCCGACGCCGGTCACCGGCTTCATGGCCGCCGCGACCAAGGTGGCCGCCTTCGGCGCCATGCTGCGGCTGCTGTACGTCGTACTGCCGGGCCTGCGGTGGGACTGGCGGCCGGTGATGTGGGCCATCGCGATCGTCACCATGCTGGGCGGCGCGATCGTCGCGATCACCCAGACGGACATCAAGCGGCTGCTGGCGTACTCGTCGATCGCGCACGCCGGATTCATCCTGGCCGGTGTGATCGCGACCAGGCCCTCGGGCATCTCGTCCGTCCTCTTCTACCTGCTGGCGTACTCCTTCGTGACGATCGGCGCCTTCGCCGTGGTCACGCTGGTGCGGGACGCGGGCGGCGAGGCGACGCACCTGTCGAAGTGGGCGGGGCTGGGGCGGCGCTCGCCGCTGGTGGCCGCCGTCTTCGCGGTGTTCCTGCTGGCCTTCGCCGGAATCCCGCTGACATCCGGCTTCGCGGGGAAGTTCGCGGTCTTCAAGGCGGCGGCCGAGGGCGGGGCCGGGGCGCTGGTCGTGGTCGGTGTGATCTCGTCCGCGATCGCCGCGTTCTTCTACATCCGGGTGATCGTCCTGATGTTCTTCAGCGAGCCGAAGCCGGAGGGCCCGACGGTCGCCGTGCCGTCGCCGCTGACGATGGTGGCGATCGGGACGGGCGTCGTGGTGACGCTGGTGCTCGGTGTGGCGCCGCAGTACTTCCTTGATCTGGCCGGCCAGGCGGGAGTCTTCGTCCGCTGA